A window of the Cannabis sativa cultivar Pink pepper isolate KNU-18-1 chromosome X, ASM2916894v1, whole genome shotgun sequence genome harbors these coding sequences:
- the LOC115705448 gene encoding dehydration-responsive element-binding protein 3: MSSNSTITTTEFQLSSETESSSKSFSSTSPPLSPSSPGSTHPTQMGIDPKKSVKRVRDSSKHPVYRGVRMRNWGKWVSEIREPRKKSRIWLGTFPTPEMAARAHDVAALSIKGNSAILNFPELAHSLPRPVSLSARDVQAAAAKAAQMHNFDHHAPPSSTVAVTESSAAALVSSSSTSSLSSLVSGMEISGTEYQSDELGEIVELPRLGTSYDSAELGNEFVFVDSEEGWVYPPPWLQNVENFGYFQRPENDYFGGGYGGAAVPENSCMVSTSSNGFEGLLWDY; the protein is encoded by the coding sequence ATGAGTAGTAATAGTACTATTACTACTACTGAGTTTCAACTGAGTTCAGAGACCGAGTCTAGCTCTAAGTCGTTCTCTTCTACATCACCGCCACTATCGCCGTCATCTCCCGGGTCAACCCACCCGACCCAGATGGGGATTGACCCGAAAAAGTCGGTTAAACGGGTCCGTGACTCTAGCAAACACCCAGTTTATAGAGGGGTCCGAATGAGAAATTGGGGCAAATGGGTATCCGAAATCCGTGAGCCGAGAAAGAAATCTCGCATTTGGCTCGGAACTTTTCCGACGCCGGAAATGGCCGCCAGAGCACACGACGTCGCCGCCTTAAGCATAAAGGGAAACTCAGCCATTCTCAACTTTCCCGAACTCGCTCACTCTCTTCCACGCCCAGTTTCTCTCTCGGCGCGTGACGTTCAAGCCGCCGCTGCTAAAGCCGCTCAAATGCATAATTTCGACCACCACGCGCCGCCGTCTTCAACCGTCGCCGTAACAGAATCGTCAGCCGCGGCATTGGTCTCTTCTTCATCAACCTCTTCCCTTTCTTCTCTCGTTTCAGGGATGGAAATCTCCGGCACCGAGTACCAGTCCGACGAACTCGGAGAAATTGTTGAGTTGCCTCGACTCGGAACGAGTTATGACTCGGCCGAGTTGGGGAACGAGTTCGTGTTTGTTGACTCGGAAGAGGGTTGGGTTTATCCACCGCCGTGGCTTCAGAACGTGGAGAATTTTGGGTATTTTCAACGGCCGGAAAATGATTACTTCGGCGGTGGATATGGTGGCGCCGCCGTGCCGGAAAATAGTTGTATGGTTTCAACTTCAAGCAATGGCTTTGAGGGTTTGTTATgggattattaa